A single Leptolyngbya subtilissima AS-A7 DNA region contains:
- a CDS encoding glycosyl transferase: MPRPVLYVAITNHGFGHATRAASVAAAVKALQPEVDLVLATTAPQWLLNEYLPMDYEYRPVAFDIGVIQPDSLTMDLPATLARLEDIQAHQQETVASAATYLKQRGVSLVLADIPPLATAIAHAADIPCWMVSNFGWDFIYRGFGSEFEPIARWIGECFGECDRLFRLPFHEPMAAFPLIEDVGLTGGTPRYEAEALRAQWNLSHLKERTVLLTFGGLSLQAIPYERLTQFPGWQFLTFEQDVPALPNLFKVPRQGYRPVDVMPLCSRIVSKPGFSTFSEACRLDLPVITITREDFAEGPVLVNGLQDYSWHRVLTPAEFFDGDWAFLTQPLDPPRTTKSIGKDGNHQIAKAIVDYFSR, translated from the coding sequence ATGCCCCGCCCTGTGCTCTACGTGGCAATTACTAACCACGGCTTTGGCCATGCCACCCGGGCCGCCTCGGTTGCCGCTGCGGTCAAAGCGCTACAGCCCGAGGTAGATTTGGTGCTGGCCACTACCGCTCCCCAATGGCTGCTCAACGAATACCTGCCGATGGACTATGAGTATCGTCCGGTGGCCTTTGATATCGGTGTGATTCAGCCCGATAGCCTCACCATGGATTTGCCGGCCACGCTGGCTAGGCTTGAAGACATTCAGGCTCATCAACAAGAAACCGTGGCCTCTGCGGCCACCTACCTCAAGCAGCGCGGGGTGAGTCTGGTGCTGGCTGATATTCCACCGCTGGCTACGGCGATCGCCCACGCCGCTGACATCCCCTGCTGGATGGTCAGCAACTTTGGCTGGGATTTCATCTACCGCGGCTTTGGCTCAGAGTTTGAGCCGATCGCCCGCTGGATTGGGGAATGTTTTGGCGAGTGCGATCGCCTCTTCCGCCTGCCCTTCCACGAGCCGATGGCTGCCTTCCCCCTCATAGAAGACGTCGGGCTAACCGGAGGCACCCCGCGCTATGAAGCTGAAGCATTGAGGGCACAGTGGAACCTGTCTCATCTCAAAGAACGCACGGTTCTACTGACCTTCGGCGGGTTAAGCCTCCAGGCCATTCCCTACGAGCGCCTCACCCAGTTTCCCGGCTGGCAGTTTCTCACCTTTGAGCAAGACGTTCCCGCCCTGCCCAATCTGTTTAAAGTGCCCAGGCAGGGCTACCGCCCAGTGGATGTCATGCCCCTATGCAGCCGCATAGTCTCCAAGCCCGGGTTCAGCACCTTCTCCGAGGCCTGCCGCCTCGATCTGCCCGTTATCACTATCACTCGGGAAGACTTTGCGGAAGGTCCCGTGCTCGTCAACGGCCTGCAAGACTACAGCTGGCACCGAGTCCTCACCCCCGCCGAATTTTTCGACGGCGACTGGGCATTTTTAACCCAGCCCCTCGACCCACCCCGCACTACCAAATCTATCGGCAAAGACGGCAACCATCAGATCGCCAAAGCCATTGTCGATTACTTCAGTAGATAA
- the ftsH2 gene encoding ATP-dependent zinc metalloprotease FtsH2 — MKFSWRVALLWTLPLLVIGFFLWQGAFSSAPADMGRNAANTRLTYGRFLDYLDAGRVTAVDLYDGGRTAIIEAVDPDLDNRVMRWRVDLPGNSPDLVSRLRTANISLDSHPPRNDGALVGALGNLLFPLLLIGGLFFLFRRSNGAMGGPGQAMSFGKSKARFMMEAKTGVMFDDVAGIDEAKEELEEVVTFLKKPERFTAIGARIPKGVLLVGPPGTGKTLLAKAIAGEAGVPFFSISGSEFVEMFVGVGASRVRDLFKKAKENAPCIIFIDEIDAVGRQRGAGIGGGNDEREQTLNQLLTEMDGFEGNTGIIIIAATNRADVLDSALLRPGRFDRQVMVDPPDIKGRIEILEVHARNKKLAEDISLETIARRTPGFTGADLANLLNEAAILTARRRKEGMTMAEVDDAVDRVIAGMEGTPLVDSKSKRLIAYHEIGHAIVGTLVKDHDPVQKVTLIPRGQAQGLTWFTPSEEQMLISRAQILARITGALGGRAAEDVIFGDAEVTTGAGNDLQQVSNMARQMVTRFGMSDLGPLSLESSQGEVFLGRDWLSRSEYSEEVSSRIDGQVRTIVDHCYANAKRIMQDHRALIDRLVDLLVERETIDGDELRQIVSEYTVVPDKQQFVPQL; from the coding sequence ATGAAATTTTCGTGGCGAGTAGCCTTACTGTGGACCCTGCCCCTGCTGGTAATAGGGTTTTTCTTGTGGCAAGGAGCATTTTCGTCGGCTCCGGCCGATATGGGTCGCAACGCGGCCAACACCCGCCTCACCTATGGTCGCTTTCTCGACTATCTCGATGCCGGGCGGGTGACAGCAGTAGATCTCTATGACGGCGGCAGAACGGCCATTATCGAAGCCGTTGACCCCGACCTAGACAACCGCGTCATGCGCTGGCGGGTTGATCTGCCGGGCAATTCCCCCGACCTGGTGAGCCGTCTGCGCACCGCCAACATCAGCCTCGACTCTCACCCCCCACGCAACGATGGCGCTCTGGTGGGTGCCCTGGGCAACCTGCTGTTTCCGCTGCTGTTAATTGGCGGTTTGTTCTTTTTGTTCCGCCGCTCTAACGGGGCCATGGGTGGCCCGGGCCAGGCGATGAGCTTTGGCAAGTCAAAAGCTCGCTTCATGATGGAAGCCAAGACCGGCGTCATGTTTGATGATGTGGCCGGTATTGACGAAGCCAAGGAAGAGCTGGAAGAAGTCGTTACCTTCTTAAAGAAGCCCGAGCGCTTCACCGCCATTGGGGCGCGCATTCCTAAGGGTGTGCTGCTGGTGGGCCCTCCCGGTACCGGTAAAACTCTGCTGGCCAAGGCGATCGCAGGCGAAGCGGGCGTACCCTTCTTCAGCATCTCCGGTTCCGAGTTTGTCGAAATGTTCGTCGGCGTAGGCGCTTCCCGCGTGCGCGACCTGTTCAAAAAGGCTAAAGAAAACGCCCCTTGTATCATCTTTATCGATGAGATTGACGCCGTTGGTCGGCAGCGGGGTGCTGGCATCGGCGGCGGCAACGACGAGCGCGAGCAGACCCTTAACCAGCTGCTCACCGAGATGGATGGTTTCGAGGGCAATACCGGCATCATCATTATCGCTGCCACCAACCGGGCAGACGTGCTCGACTCAGCGCTGCTGCGCCCCGGTCGCTTTGACCGTCAGGTGATGGTCGATCCGCCCGACATCAAAGGCCGCATTGAAATTCTCGAAGTCCACGCCCGCAACAAGAAGTTGGCTGAAGACATTTCTCTAGAGACGATCGCCCGTCGCACCCCTGGCTTTACCGGGGCTGATCTGGCCAACCTGCTCAACGAGGCCGCCATCCTCACCGCTCGCCGTCGCAAAGAGGGCATGACCATGGCCGAGGTAGATGATGCCGTGGACCGTGTCATCGCCGGTATGGAGGGCACCCCCCTAGTCGACAGCAAGAGCAAGCGACTGATTGCTTACCACGAGATTGGCCATGCGATCGTCGGCACCCTGGTTAAAGACCACGACCCGGTTCAAAAAGTCACCCTGATTCCTCGCGGCCAGGCCCAGGGTCTCACCTGGTTTACCCCCAGTGAAGAGCAGATGCTGATCTCGCGCGCTCAGATTTTGGCTCGAATCACTGGGGCACTGGGCGGTCGCGCCGCTGAAGATGTAATCTTTGGCGATGCCGAAGTCACCACTGGAGCCGGCAACGACCTCCAGCAGGTGAGCAATATGGCTCGGCAAATGGTCACTCGATTTGGCATGTCCGATCTGGGGCCGCTATCCCTCGAAAGCTCTCAGGGTGAGGTGTTCCTCGGTCGCGACTGGCTCTCTCGCTCAGAATATTCTGAGGAAGTGTCGTCTCGCATTGACGGCCAGGTGCGCACTATCGTCGACCACTGCTACGCCAACGCCAAGCGCATTATGCAAGACCACCGCGCCTTGATCGATCGCCTCGTCGATCTGCTGGTCGAGCGCGAAACTATCGACGGCGACGAGCTGCGTCAGATTGTTTCTGAGTACACGGTGGTGCCCGACAAACAGCAGTTTGTGCCCCAGCTCTAG
- a CDS encoding MFS transporter, translating to MKPRHPETLGVKATLLLVSTLTVMAGATIAPSLPAMRSHFAAVPNADYWVRLVLTVPALFIALGAPVAGIIIDRFGRKRLLSLSVFAYGLAGSSGFFLNEIGGILLGRLVLGLSVAGIMTTATTLVADYYLGVARARFLGLQAAFMGLGGVLFLTLGGYLADVNWRLPFLIYLSAWLMLPLVLLVLPEPRRASRAEVLALEAANPEPIPWALLVVTFAIALLTQIVFYMIPVQIPFYLQQLSNANASQSGLAIALATLAAASSSLSYQTIKARFSFTALYAMAFGLMGLGYLVISRAPSYGVVLVGLAIAGLGLGLFTPNMTVGLTSLTPAALRGRILGGLTTSFFLGQFVSPLVSQPLSQRIGLAATYGLAGLLMLTLGAITLGVMVRWWWLGQRDRSL from the coding sequence ATGAAACCCCGTCATCCCGAGACGTTGGGGGTAAAAGCTACCCTGCTGCTAGTCAGCACCCTAACGGTCATGGCGGGGGCCACGATCGCTCCCTCGCTGCCGGCGATGCGATCGCACTTTGCTGCGGTGCCCAATGCCGACTATTGGGTGAGGCTGGTGCTGACGGTGCCAGCGCTGTTTATTGCTCTCGGTGCCCCCGTTGCGGGCATCATCATCGATCGCTTTGGGCGCAAGCGCTTACTGTCGCTGTCGGTGTTCGCCTACGGTTTGGCGGGCAGTTCGGGCTTTTTTCTCAACGAAATCGGGGGGATTTTGCTGGGGCGGCTGGTGCTGGGCCTAAGCGTGGCGGGCATTATGACCACCGCGACTACTCTGGTGGCCGACTATTACCTTGGTGTGGCACGGGCGCGGTTTTTGGGCTTGCAGGCGGCGTTTATGGGGTTGGGTGGGGTACTATTTCTCACCCTGGGAGGCTACCTGGCGGATGTGAACTGGCGGCTGCCGTTTTTGATCTATCTCTCGGCTTGGCTGATGCTGCCGCTGGTGCTGCTGGTGCTGCCGGAGCCTAGGCGGGCCAGCCGAGCCGAGGTGCTGGCGCTAGAAGCGGCTAACCCAGAGCCGATTCCCTGGGCATTGTTGGTAGTGACGTTCGCAATCGCCCTGCTCACCCAGATTGTGTTCTACATGATTCCGGTGCAGATTCCGTTTTATCTTCAGCAGTTGAGCAACGCCAATGCCTCTCAGAGTGGGCTGGCGATCGCCCTCGCGACTTTGGCGGCGGCTAGCAGTTCCCTTAGCTATCAGACGATCAAGGCGCGATTTTCGTTTACGGCGCTCTACGCCATGGCATTTGGGCTGATGGGGTTAGGCTACCTTGTGATTAGTCGGGCTCCTAGCTATGGAGTGGTGCTGGTGGGGCTGGCGATCGCCGGTCTCGGTCTGGGGCTCTTCACCCCCAATATGACGGTCGGCTTGACCTCACTCACTCCCGCTGCTCTGCGGGGGCGGATTTTGGGTGGCTTGACGACTAGCTTCTTTCTGGGCCAGTTTGTGTCGCCGCTAGTGAGCCAGCCTCTGAGCCAGCGAATTGGTCTGGCGGCCACCTATGGTTTGGCCGGGCTGCTCATGCTGACGTTGGGGGCCATTACCTTAGGCGTAATGGTCCGCTGGTGGTGGTTAGGCCAGCGCGATCGCTCCCTGTAG
- the gltX gene encoding glutamate--tRNA ligase, whose translation MTVRVRLAPSPTGTLHIGTARTAVFNWLFARHEGGQFILRIEDTDEERSKSEFTDNILSGLKWLGMEWDEGPFFQSQRLDLYRQSIQTLLDKGLAYRAYDTPDELDAMRETQKARGHAPRYDNRHRDLTPDQQAAFEAEGRPAVIRFKIDDSRTITWNDMVRGPVTWQASDLGGDMVVARASSATTIGQPLYNLAVVVDDIDMAITHVIRGEDHIANTAKQILLYEALEAAVPAFAHAPLILNQTGQKLSKRDGVTSISDFQKMGFVAPALVNYMTLLGWSAPDAAEQFTLAEAAKQFSFDRVNKAGAKFDWDKLDWLNSQYLHAMEPAPLLELTLPYLQDAYAIDAEADRGWLLPLVTLLGPSLTRLTDVVEQSRFFFTETVEFADDAKAQVQLDGVPAVLKGILTGLTEKSPATIDDLKALVDEVTKAQGVKKGLVMKSMRAALMGALQGPDLMESWLILRQRGFDVPRLQGAIALA comes from the coding sequence ATGACCGTCCGCGTTCGCCTTGCCCCCAGCCCCACGGGAACTCTGCACATTGGCACCGCCCGCACCGCAGTGTTCAACTGGCTGTTTGCCCGCCACGAAGGCGGCCAGTTCATTCTTCGCATCGAAGACACCGACGAAGAGCGATCAAAATCAGAATTCACCGACAACATTCTCTCCGGCCTAAAGTGGCTCGGCATGGAGTGGGACGAAGGCCCCTTCTTCCAGTCCCAGCGTCTCGACCTCTACCGCCAGTCCATTCAAACCCTGCTCGACAAGGGTCTCGCCTACCGCGCCTACGACACCCCCGACGAGCTCGACGCTATGCGCGAAACTCAAAAAGCAAGGGGCCATGCCCCCCGCTACGACAACCGCCATCGCGACCTCACCCCCGACCAGCAGGCCGCCTTTGAGGCCGAGGGCCGCCCAGCAGTGATTCGCTTCAAAATTGACGACAGCCGCACCATCACCTGGAACGATATGGTGCGCGGCCCCGTCACTTGGCAGGCCAGCGACCTAGGCGGCGACATGGTGGTCGCCCGCGCCTCCTCCGCCACCACCATTGGTCAGCCCCTCTACAACCTGGCCGTAGTCGTCGATGACATCGATATGGCTATCACCCACGTCATTCGCGGCGAAGACCACATCGCCAACACCGCCAAGCAAATTCTGCTCTACGAAGCCCTCGAAGCCGCCGTGCCTGCCTTTGCCCACGCACCGCTCATTCTCAACCAGACAGGGCAGAAGCTCTCCAAGCGCGACGGCGTCACCTCCATTTCTGATTTCCAAAAAATGGGTTTTGTGGCTCCGGCCCTGGTCAACTACATGACCCTCCTAGGTTGGTCTGCCCCCGACGCCGCCGAACAATTCACCCTGGCCGAAGCTGCTAAGCAGTTCAGCTTCGATCGCGTCAACAAGGCCGGAGCCAAATTCGACTGGGATAAGCTCGACTGGCTCAACAGCCAGTACCTCCACGCGATGGAGCCCGCTCCTCTGCTAGAGCTAACGCTGCCCTACCTGCAGGACGCCTATGCCATTGATGCGGAGGCCGATCGCGGCTGGCTGTTGCCCTTGGTAACGCTCCTCGGCCCTAGCCTCACCCGCCTAACAGACGTTGTGGAGCAAAGCCGCTTTTTCTTCACCGAAACCGTGGAGTTCGCCGACGACGCCAAAGCCCAGGTACAGCTCGACGGCGTACCGGCTGTGCTGAAGGGCATTCTGACGGGGCTCACCGAAAAATCTCCAGCCACTATCGACGATCTCAAAGCCTTGGTTGATGAGGTCACCAAGGCTCAGGGCGTGAAGAAAGGGCTGGTGATGAAATCGATGCGGGCCGCGCTCATGGGTGCCCTTCAGGGACCAGACCTGATGGAATCTTGGCTAATTCTGCGCCAGCGCGGGTTTGATGTGCCCCGTCTACAGGGAGCGATCGCGCTGGCCTAA
- a CDS encoding N-acetylmuramoyl-L-alanine amidase, which yields MAQWVWGAAALAGLSTVSMTTLAQAQTALQVVYPPDGHQTTAEQIFFIGTGAADQPVLLNGEPIEGRSASGHFAPSRPLTPGPNTFTLTQGDQTLSITVTRVANGPVLPEALGFAEGSLLPGADIARQPGDWVCLGAVAPANATVTAALAGQIYTLLPQGDRTDLPPNSAVLTDQASPIATTGFSRYESCFMAEEPGDLGQPVYRLAQGASVVTDAAPGSVSILNPSAIEVVEVTAAAGVARTGPSTDYSRLTPLPQGTRARVTSREGDWLRLDYGGWIRAAETQPVVGGSVVRSLIRGVTSRQVPGWTEIYFPLQVPVPVSVEQGTDTFTLTLHNTVPQTDTIYVTDDGLVERLDWNPVLPDQVEYRINLKTDQQWGYKLRYEGTTLVLSLKQPPTLQASRPLAGTTILVDPGHGGDEPGSRGPNGTPEKDVNLEVSLLLQAALEARGAQVIMTRTADSTVGVNERPAQIAQVEPTLALSIHYNALPDSGDAQNTAGIGAFWFHTQAHSLAQFLHDYLVTELDRPSYGVFWNNLALTRPHTAPSVLLELGFMINPNEFEWIVDPQEQARLAETLAEGVELWVQQSGAGSE from the coding sequence ATGGCGCAGTGGGTTTGGGGCGCAGCCGCGCTAGCCGGTCTCAGCACAGTGAGCATGACCACCCTGGCTCAGGCCCAGACCGCCCTCCAAGTGGTCTATCCTCCCGATGGCCACCAGACCACGGCAGAGCAGATCTTTTTCATTGGCACTGGGGCCGCCGACCAGCCCGTGCTGCTGAATGGCGAACCCATTGAGGGACGCAGTGCCTCGGGACACTTTGCCCCCTCGCGGCCCCTGACTCCTGGCCCCAACACCTTCACCCTCACCCAGGGTGACCAAACCTTATCAATTACGGTTACGCGGGTGGCCAACGGGCCAGTGCTGCCAGAAGCCTTGGGCTTTGCCGAAGGCTCGCTGCTGCCGGGGGCAGATATTGCTCGCCAGCCGGGGGATTGGGTGTGCCTAGGGGCCGTGGCTCCTGCCAATGCCACAGTGACGGCAGCCCTGGCAGGGCAGATCTATACCCTGCTGCCCCAGGGCGATCGCACCGACCTACCCCCTAACTCAGCCGTCCTCACCGACCAGGCCAGCCCCATTGCCACCACTGGCTTCAGCCGCTACGAAAGCTGCTTCATGGCTGAAGAACCGGGCGATCTGGGACAGCCCGTCTACCGCCTTGCCCAGGGTGCATCCGTAGTGACGGATGCCGCCCCCGGTTCTGTGAGTATTTTGAATCCCAGTGCGATCGAGGTCGTCGAAGTTACCGCTGCCGCAGGCGTAGCCCGCACTGGCCCCAGCACCGACTACTCCCGCCTCACTCCCCTGCCCCAGGGCACCCGTGCCCGAGTCACGAGCCGCGAGGGCGACTGGCTGCGCCTCGACTACGGCGGCTGGATTCGCGCCGCTGAGACTCAGCCGGTGGTTGGGGGGTCGGTGGTGCGATCGCTCATCCGCGGCGTCACCTCCCGCCAGGTGCCAGGCTGGACAGAAATCTACTTCCCCCTGCAAGTCCCCGTACCCGTCAGCGTTGAGCAAGGGACCGACACCTTCACCCTCACCCTGCACAACACCGTGCCCCAAACCGACACCATTTACGTCACCGACGACGGGCTAGTGGAACGCCTAGACTGGAACCCCGTACTGCCCGACCAGGTAGAGTACCGGATCAATCTCAAAACCGACCAGCAGTGGGGTTACAAGCTGCGCTATGAAGGCACTACCCTCGTGCTATCCCTCAAGCAGCCCCCCACCCTTCAAGCCTCTCGCCCCCTGGCAGGCACCACGATTTTGGTGGACCCCGGCCACGGCGGCGACGAACCCGGCTCACGCGGCCCCAACGGCACCCCCGAAAAAGACGTCAACCTGGAGGTATCGCTCCTCCTACAAGCCGCCCTAGAAGCCCGAGGGGCGCAGGTGATCATGACCCGCACCGCCGACAGCACCGTTGGCGTCAACGAGCGCCCCGCCCAGATCGCCCAAGTCGAACCCACCCTAGCCCTCAGCATTCACTACAACGCCCTACCCGACAGCGGCGACGCCCAAAACACCGCCGGCATCGGTGCCTTCTGGTTTCACACCCAGGCCCATAGCCTGGCCCAGTTCCTCCACGACTACCTCGTCACCGAGCTCGATCGCCCCTCCTACGGCGTCTTCTGGAACAACCTCGCCCTCACCCGCCCCCACACCGCCCCTTCAGTGCTGCTAGAACTGGGCTTCATGATCAACCCCAACGAATTTGAGTGGATTGTGGATCCTCAGGAGCAAGCGCGACTAGCAGAAACCCTAGCCGAGGGGGTGGAACTGTGGGTGCAGCAGTCGGGGGCAGGAAGTGAGTAG
- a CDS encoding LCP family protein, with amino-acid sequence MPTQQRRRMPRMLGVGIALASVAGISGVAGAMLAVSLSAAPLMQQDLSAEESGVFSQDAAIASSGNLRLPRLTRPVNILVLGVKVLTTDVESVPPELEDVGYHALVNSFDGLSDSMLLLRFNPQTEQMVVLSLPRDTRTYVRGRLTKLNEANRDGGPALAAESVSDLLGGVAVDRYVRINVQGVEKLIDALGGVTVNVPADMKYQDDSQHLYINLKAGEQKLNGNQALQFLRFRYDSQGDIGRIQRQQMFMRALAEQALNPATIARLPKILSVIQENVDTNLSVEELLALVGYGAQINRSNVQMLMLPGNFSSPQEFAASYWIPSYNDIDGMVDQYFGFGTQRVATTSDPSRVRVAIQDSTNDPVAVQALTRALRESGYSNIFIDQTLNAPLPISRIVAQRGDGATAEMVHRFLGIGEVRVESTGALNSDITIQLGQDWNQGLGESL; translated from the coding sequence ATGCCAACTCAACAGCGACGACGCATGCCGCGCATGCTCGGCGTGGGCATTGCCCTGGCCTCGGTGGCGGGTATTTCTGGAGTGGCCGGGGCGATGCTGGCGGTCTCGCTGTCGGCGGCACCGCTCATGCAGCAAGATCTAAGCGCCGAAGAATCTGGAGTGTTTAGCCAGGATGCCGCGATCGCGTCGAGCGGTAATCTGCGGCTGCCTCGCCTGACTCGGCCGGTGAATATTCTGGTGCTGGGCGTCAAGGTGCTGACGACAGACGTCGAAAGCGTGCCCCCCGAACTGGAAGATGTGGGCTACCACGCCCTAGTCAACTCCTTTGACGGCCTTTCAGACTCGATGCTGCTGCTGCGGTTTAATCCCCAAACCGAGCAAATGGTGGTTCTTTCCCTTCCCCGCGACACCCGCACCTATGTGCGCGGCCGGCTAACTAAGCTCAACGAGGCCAACCGCGATGGCGGCCCCGCTCTAGCCGCCGAGTCAGTCAGCGATTTACTGGGTGGTGTGGCCGTCGATCGCTACGTGCGCATCAACGTACAGGGGGTCGAAAAACTGATCGACGCCCTAGGCGGAGTCACGGTTAACGTGCCCGCCGATATGAAGTACCAGGACGATAGCCAGCACCTCTACATCAATCTCAAGGCAGGCGAACAAAAGCTCAACGGCAATCAGGCGCTCCAGTTCCTGCGCTTTCGCTACGACTCCCAGGGCGATATTGGCCGAATTCAGCGCCAGCAGATGTTTATGCGGGCCCTAGCTGAGCAGGCGCTCAATCCGGCGACCATTGCCCGGCTACCTAAAATTTTGTCGGTGATTCAGGAGAACGTCGACACCAACCTGTCCGTAGAAGAGCTGTTGGCCCTGGTGGGCTATGGGGCACAGATCAACCGCTCTAACGTGCAAATGCTGATGCTGCCAGGCAACTTTAGCAGCCCCCAGGAATTTGCGGCGAGCTATTGGATTCCTAGCTATAACGACATCGACGGCATGGTTGACCAATACTTCGGTTTTGGTACCCAGCGGGTGGCCACCACCAGCGACCCTAGCCGAGTCCGCGTTGCCATTCAAGACAGCACCAACGACCCAGTGGCGGTGCAAGCTCTGACCCGAGCGCTGCGTGAAAGCGGTTATTCCAACATCTTTATCGACCAGACCCTAAACGCCCCTCTGCCCATTAGCCGCATTGTGGCCCAGCGGGGCGATGGCGCAACCGCTGAAATGGTGCACCGCTTTTTGGGAATTGGCGAAGTGCGGGTCGAAAGCACCGGAGCGCTCAACTCCGATATCACCATTCAGCTGGGTCAAGACTGGAACCAGGGTCTGGGTGAGTCGCTTTAA
- a CDS encoding class I SAM-dependent methyltransferase: protein MTATSAPNLLSSVVNQVLAIKPLWNFAKGRARHMMVTRAETIGVPWRERVQALQSRRTGAGLPTAETEELSPLWQTDLEAVQNPYLIYPDYYTTSFHAYDEGNLGWRPAMEVEVAAQAVHAKIWPEAGAAGDDRLRQSYHNVLVAQLPQAPETIVDVGCGVGMSTEAFQTTFPQAHLTGVDLSPYFLAVAQYRQQERQATGEISSTATPIAWHHAAGEATGLPAASYDLVSICLVFHELPQSAAKAILQEARRLLCPGGHLAIMDMNPRSEAIQKLPPFVFTLLKSTEPYLDEYFSLDMVAAFEAAGFEQPTVTFNSPRHRTFIGQAI, encoded by the coding sequence ATGACTGCTACCTCTGCTCCCAACCTGCTTTCCAGCGTGGTGAATCAGGTGCTCGCCATTAAGCCCCTGTGGAATTTTGCCAAGGGGCGCGCCCGCCATATGATGGTGACGCGGGCCGAAACCATCGGCGTGCCCTGGCGGGAACGAGTTCAGGCCTTGCAGAGCCGTCGTACAGGAGCTGGGCTACCCACAGCTGAGACCGAGGAGCTGTCGCCCCTTTGGCAGACCGATTTAGAAGCGGTGCAAAATCCTTACCTCATCTATCCCGACTATTACACCACCAGCTTTCACGCCTACGACGAGGGCAATTTGGGCTGGCGACCGGCGATGGAAGTCGAAGTGGCGGCCCAGGCGGTGCACGCCAAGATCTGGCCCGAGGCCGGAGCTGCTGGCGACGATCGCCTTCGCCAGAGCTACCACAATGTCCTCGTTGCCCAACTGCCCCAGGCCCCGGAGACCATTGTGGATGTTGGCTGCGGGGTGGGCATGAGCACCGAAGCGTTTCAGACCACCTTTCCCCAAGCTCACCTAACTGGAGTAGATTTATCGCCTTACTTTCTCGCCGTGGCCCAGTATCGGCAGCAAGAACGGCAGGCAACTGGAGAGATTTCCTCGACTGCAACTCCGATCGCCTGGCACCATGCGGCCGGCGAAGCAACCGGACTACCCGCTGCCTCCTATGACCTGGTTTCGATCTGCCTGGTCTTTCACGAGCTACCGCAATCGGCAGCGAAGGCCATTCTGCAAGAGGCGCGGCGGTTGCTGTGCCCCGGTGGCCACCTGGCGATTATGGATATGAACCCTCGTTCTGAGGCAATTCAAAAACTGCCGCCCTTTGTCTTCACCCTACTCAAAAGCACTGAGCCCTATTTAGACGAGTACTTCAGCCTGGACATGGTGGCGGCTTTCGAGGCGGCGGGGTTTGAGCAGCCTACCGTGACGTTCAATAGCCCACGGCACCGGACATTTATTGGTCAGGCAATTTAG